One region of Mytilus trossulus isolate FHL-02 unplaced genomic scaffold, PNRI_Mtr1.1.1.hap1 h1tg000110l__unscaffolded, whole genome shotgun sequence genomic DNA includes:
- the LOC134700010 gene encoding E3 ubiquitin-protein ligase TRIM39-like, whose product MPQRRPYTDGLPSINGKLLLEYNRYQRLSKSLGSRSVREKIVREKKLSNDQSATTFGQPCSFHRESLHFYCHTHKEPACIVCATTMHKVCNVVTVTENAAKSQQTCVNLEDIHQTVETVLDNIEKIKTDREENLTKLLLQKNTIEKEIHSMRKKMNEHLDHIEKEMIGELNETFRKHKNETDHLLKNIDHRKQGIRELQNTIIKAKTIETDVEAFLVGKRIEQKINEEEKFVDHFYNDESIKQSDFEFKLSPAINSFFVDIKSFGDIIVRKTPSRVNLIRTVHKVKLLDAGFQLARHVSHIKLRLHEKTYNATGIQDLRPLPHINGGLQRQTTM is encoded by the coding sequence ATGCCTCAAAGAAGACCTTATACTGATGGCTTGCCATCGATCAATGGGAAATTGTTGTTGGAATATAACAGATATCAACGACTCTCGAAATCTCTTGGCTCTCGTTCAGTTCGAGAGAAAATAGTTCGGGAAAAGAAACTCTCAAACGATCAATCGGCAACAACCTTTGGCCAACCATGTTCTTTCCATAGAGAATCACTGCACTTCTATTGCCATACACATAAAGAACCAGCATGTATAGTTTGTGCAACAACTATGCATAAAGTCTGCAACGTTGTGACAGTGACAGAAAATGCCGCCAAATCTCAGCAAACCTGCGTCAATTTAGAAGACATACATCAAACAGTAGAAACTGTATTagacaatatagaaaaaatcaaaacagacaGGGAAGAAAATTTAACAAAGTTGTTGTTACAGAAGAATACtattgaaaaggaaatacaCAGTATGCGCAAGAAAATGAATGAACATTTAGATcatattgaaaaagaaatgatCGGTGAACTGAATGAAACGTTCAGAAAGCACAAAAACGAAACGGATCATCTGCTGAAAAATATAGATCACCGAAAGCAGGGAATAAGGGAACTCCAGAATACTATCATAAAGGCCAAAACTATTGAAACAGACGTCGAAGCTTTCTTGGTGGGAAAACGGATCGAGCAAAAAATCAATGAGGAAGAAAAATTCGTAGACCATTTTTATAACGACGAATCTATAAAACAATCTGATTTTGAATTCAAGCTCAGTCCGGCTATCAATTCGTTCTTTGTTGACATAAAATCGTTTGGGGATATTATCGTACGAAAAACTCCAAGTAGGGTAAATCTAATTCGTACCGTTCACAAAGTAAAACTTCTAGATGCAGGATTTCAGCTTGCTCGACATGTGAGTCACATTAAATTAAGACTACACGAAAAAACATACAATGCGACTGGTATACAAGACTTACGACCATTGCCACACATAAACGGTGGTTTACAGAGACAAACAACGATGTAG